In one Rutidosis leptorrhynchoides isolate AG116_Rl617_1_P2 chromosome 8, CSIRO_AGI_Rlap_v1, whole genome shotgun sequence genomic region, the following are encoded:
- the LOC139863978 gene encoding uncharacterized protein, giving the protein MWNVALMAYHIWSIITSKRTLWVKWIHTYRLHDHNFWEMDNVASASWGWRKILSIRTSIRQYIVHVVGNGSSTAAWHDTWSDFGYLSEFITAREIHRANWRMDLKVADLFDMNGWTRRLDY; this is encoded by the coding sequence ATGTGGAATGTCGCGCTTATGGCTTATCACATATGGAGCATTATCACGTCTAAACGGACATTATGGGTCAAGTGGATCCATACGTATCGCTTGCATGATCACAATTTTTGGGAGATGGATAATGTGGCTTCGGCAAGCTGGGGGTGGCGTAAAATTCTGAGTATTCGTACCAGTATTAGACAGTATATTGTGCATGTGGTTGGGAATGGCAGTTCTACAGCAGCATGGCACGATACTTGGTCAGATTTTGGTTATTTGTCTGAGTTTATTACTGCTAGGGAAATACATCGAGCAAACTGGAGGATGGATTTAAAGGTGGCTGATTTATTTGATATGAATGGATGGACCAGAAGATTGGATTACTAA